A single genomic interval of Primulina huaijiensis isolate GDHJ02 chromosome 7, ASM1229523v2, whole genome shotgun sequence harbors:
- the LOC140980866 gene encoding AP-1 complex subunit gamma-2-like isoform X2 — translation MDSIMNPFSSSTHLRDLIRAVRACKTAAEERAAIRKECASIRAAISENDQDYRHRNLAKLMFIHMLGYPTHFGQMECLKLIASPGFPEKRIGYLGLMLLLDERQEVLMLVTNSIKQDLNHTNQYIVGLALCALGNICSAEMARDLAPEVERLLQFRDPNIRKKAALCTIRIMKKVPDLAENFINPAVALLKEKHHGVLLTGVQLCMDMCKVSTEALEHFRKNCIGILVKVLKDLANSSYAPEYDISGISDPFLHIRLLKLLRELGQGDPDASDNMNDILAQVATKTESNKNTGNAILYECVATIMSLEDNSGLRVLAVNILGRFLSSRDNNIRYVALNMLMKAIILDSQAVQRHRATILECVKDSDASIRKRALELVYLLINESNVKSLTKELVDYLEVCDPEFKGELSTKICSIVEKFSPEKIWYIDQMLKVLSEAGNYVKDEVWHALIVVITNASDLHGYTVRSLYKTVQTAGEQETLARVAVWCIGEYGELLVSNAGMLGVEDPVTVTEVDAVDVVETVIQRHSADLTTRAMCLIALLKLSSRFPSCSKRINDIVIHQKGSLVLELQQRAIEFNSIIEKHGRIRSALVERMPVLDEATYSGRRAGSVPPAFSTSEGVPSKIPKGVAKPTSAPLVDLLDLSSDEIPGPSSSDGAFLQDLLGVDLPSSSQGTNRTQNNGTNVLLDLLSIGTPPSQSQSDSSPFDILQSGKDNKTSVTVLDNLASNSAPSAKTFSPVGSSSMMDLLDGFGPSSSAPETNGPSYPSIVAFESSSLKLTFNFSKEPGNLQSTLIEAEFMNKSPDIYSNFVFQTAVPKFLQLHLDPASSSSLPASGNGSITQKLRVSNSQHGKKPLVMRIRINYNVNGKDVLEEGQINNFPHEL, via the exons ATGGACTCGATCATGAATCCGTTCTCCTCCTCCACTCACTTGAG GGACTTGATTCGGGCTGTACGTGCTTGCAAAACTGCAGCAGAGGAGCGGGCTGCTATAAGAAAAGAATGTGCTTCAATTCGAGCTGCAATTAGTGAAAATGACCAAGATTATAGACATCGCAATCTGGCAAAGCTCATGTTTATTCACATGCTTGGTTACCCAACACATTTTGGTCAAATGGAATGCCTGAAGTTAATTGCATCTCCCGGATTTCCAGAAAAAAGAATAGGATATCTTGGTCTTATGTTGCTTCTTGATGAAAGACAGGAAGTTCTGATGCTTGTTACCAATTCAATTAAACA AGATCTTAATCACACCAACCAGTATATTGTTGGACTTGCTCTTTGTGCCTTGGGAAATATCTGTTCTGCTGAAATGGCTCGTGATCTTGCTCCAGAAGTTGAAAGATTACTTCAATTTAGGGATCCTAATATCAGGAAGAAA GCAGCATTATGCACAATAAGAATCATGAAGAAAGTTCCGGACCTGGCtgagaattttataaatccTGCTGTTGCATTGCTAAAAGAAAAACACCATGGAGTGTTATTAACTGGAGTTCAGCTTTGTATGGATATGTGTAAAGTCAGTACAGAAGCTCTCGAGCATTTCAGAAAG AATTGCATAGGCATCTTAGTCAAAGTTCTAAAGGATCTTGCAAACAGTTCATATGCACCTGAGTACGACATTTCTGGGATTTCAGACCCTTTTCTTCATATTAGATTGCTCAAGCTCTTACGAGAGTTGGGACAAGGAGATCCCGATGCTAGTGATAATATGAATGATATTCTTGCCCAG GTGGCAACCAAGACTGAATCAAACAAAAATACAGGAAATGCGATTCTGTATGAATGTGTTGCTACCATCATGAGCCTTGAAGATAATAGTGGGTTACGTGTGCTTGCTGTCAATATTTTGGGAAGATTTTTGTCTAGCCGAGACAATAATATTAG ATATGTTGCATTGAACATGTTGATGAAAGCTATTATTTTAGATAGCCAGGCAGTACAGAGGCATCGAGCAACAATTTTGGAATGCGTAAAG GATTCAGATGCTTCAATCCGTAAAAGGGCCCTTGAACTTGTTTATCTTCTGATAAATGAAAGTAACGTGAAGTCTTTGACTAAGGAGCTCGTTGACTATCTAGAAGTATGTGATCCAGAATTTAAGGGAGAGCTCTCCACCAAAATTTGCTCCATTGTTGAGAA GTTTTCCCCTGAGAAAATATGGTACATTGATCAGATGCTTAAGGTTCTGTCTGAG GCTGGAAACTATGTGAAAGATGAAGTGTGGCATGCCCTTATTGTCGTAATTACCAATGCTTCTGATCTTCATGGATATACTGTTAGATCACTGTACAAGACTGTACAAACAGCAGGTGAACAG GAAACTCTGGCTCGAGTTGCCGTTTGGTGCATCGGAGAATATGGGGAATTGTTGGTCAGTAATGCTGGAATGCTTGGTGTAGAGGATCCAGTAACA GTAACAGAGGTAGATGCAGTAGATGTTGTAGAAACTGTAATTCAGCGTCATTCTGCAGATCTCACGACTCGGGCTATGTGTTTGATTGCTTTGCTAAAGCTATCAAGTCGATTTCCCTCCTGTTCAAA GAGAATAAATGATATCGTTATCCATCAGAAAGGAAGCCTTGTGCTTGAACTGCAACAGAGAGCCATTGAATTCAATTCTATCATTGAGAAGCACGGGAGAATCAG GTCTGCACTAGTTGAAAGGATGCCAGTACTTGATGAGGCTACTTACAGCGGTAGGAGGGCTGGATCTGTGCCTCCTGCCTTTTCAACTTCTGAAGGAGTTCCATCAAAAATTCCAAAGGGAGTTGCCAAGCCCACTTCAGCTCCGCTTGTAGATTTACTCGATCTTAGTTCAGATGAAATCCCTGGACCCAGCTCTTCTGATGGAGCTTTTCTTCAGGATCTTCTTGGGGTTGATCTTCCCTCATCTTCTCAAG GAACTAACCGAACCCAAAATAACGGCACTAATGTTTTGCTGGACCTTTTGTCTATCGGAACTCCTCCATCTCAATCTCAAAGTGACTCATCCCCGTTTGATATATTGCAATCCGGAAAAGATAATAAAACTTCCGTGACTGTGTTGGATAATCTAGCATCAAATTCTGCACCTTCAGCAAAAACTTTTTCTCCAGTTGGAAGTTCTTCAATGATGGATTTGTTGGACGGTTTTGGGCCTAGCTCATCAGCGCCTG AAACAAATGGCCCTTCCTATCCATCAATTGTTGCATTCGAAAGCAGCTCCTTGAAATTAACTTTCAACTTCTCAAAAGAACCTGGAAACTTACAGTCCACATTAATTGAGGCTGAATTCATGAACAAGTCACCCgatatttattcaaattttgtatTCCAGACTGCTGTCCCAAAG TTTCTTCAACTGCACCTGGATCCTGCCAGCAGTAGTTCACTTCCTGCAAGTGGTAATGGATCAATCACACAGAAATTACGAGTTTCAAACAGCCAGCATGGCAAG AAACCACTAGTTATGCGCATAAGGATAAACTATAACGTCAATGGCAAAGATGTTTTAGAGGAAGGGCAGATCAACAATTTCCCCCACGAATTGTGA
- the LOC140980866 gene encoding AP-1 complex subunit gamma-2-like isoform X1, with translation MDSIMNPFSSSTHLRDLIRAVRACKTAAEERAAIRKECASIRAAISENDQDYRHRNLAKLMFIHMLGYPTHFGQMECLKLIASPGFPEKRIGYLGLMLLLDERQEVLMLVTNSIKQDLNHTNQYIVGLALCALGNICSAEMARDLAPEVERLLQFRDPNIRKKAALCTIRIMKKVPDLAENFINPAVALLKEKHHGVLLTGVQLCMDMCKVSTEALEHFRKNCIGILVKVLKDLANSSYAPEYDISGISDPFLHIRLLKLLRELGQGDPDASDNMNDILAQVATKTESNKNTGNAILYECVATIMSLEDNSGLRVLAVNILGRFLSSRDNNIRYVALNMLMKAIILDSQAVQRHRATILECVKDSDASIRKRALELVYLLINESNVKSLTKELVDYLEVCDPEFKGELSTKICSIVEKFSPEKIWYIDQMLKVLSEAGNYVKDEVWHALIVVITNASDLHGYTVRSLYKTVQTAGEQETLARVAVWCIGEYGELLVSNAGMLGVEDPVTVTEVDAVDVVETVIQRHSADLTTRAMCLIALLKLSSRFPSCSKRINDIVIHQKGSLVLELQQRAIEFNSIIEKHGRIRSALVERMPVLDEATYSGRRAGSVPPAFSTSEGVPSKIPKGVAKPTSAPLVDLLDLSSDEIPGPSSSDGAFLQDLLGVDLPSSSQGTNRTQNNGTNVLLDLLSIGTPPSQSQSDSSPFDILQSGKDNKTSVTVLDNLASNSAPSAKTFSPVGSSSMMDLLDGFGPSSSAPVAETNGPSYPSIVAFESSSLKLTFNFSKEPGNLQSTLIEAEFMNKSPDIYSNFVFQTAVPKFLQLHLDPASSSSLPASGNGSITQKLRVSNSQHGKKPLVMRIRINYNVNGKDVLEEGQINNFPHEL, from the exons ATGGACTCGATCATGAATCCGTTCTCCTCCTCCACTCACTTGAG GGACTTGATTCGGGCTGTACGTGCTTGCAAAACTGCAGCAGAGGAGCGGGCTGCTATAAGAAAAGAATGTGCTTCAATTCGAGCTGCAATTAGTGAAAATGACCAAGATTATAGACATCGCAATCTGGCAAAGCTCATGTTTATTCACATGCTTGGTTACCCAACACATTTTGGTCAAATGGAATGCCTGAAGTTAATTGCATCTCCCGGATTTCCAGAAAAAAGAATAGGATATCTTGGTCTTATGTTGCTTCTTGATGAAAGACAGGAAGTTCTGATGCTTGTTACCAATTCAATTAAACA AGATCTTAATCACACCAACCAGTATATTGTTGGACTTGCTCTTTGTGCCTTGGGAAATATCTGTTCTGCTGAAATGGCTCGTGATCTTGCTCCAGAAGTTGAAAGATTACTTCAATTTAGGGATCCTAATATCAGGAAGAAA GCAGCATTATGCACAATAAGAATCATGAAGAAAGTTCCGGACCTGGCtgagaattttataaatccTGCTGTTGCATTGCTAAAAGAAAAACACCATGGAGTGTTATTAACTGGAGTTCAGCTTTGTATGGATATGTGTAAAGTCAGTACAGAAGCTCTCGAGCATTTCAGAAAG AATTGCATAGGCATCTTAGTCAAAGTTCTAAAGGATCTTGCAAACAGTTCATATGCACCTGAGTACGACATTTCTGGGATTTCAGACCCTTTTCTTCATATTAGATTGCTCAAGCTCTTACGAGAGTTGGGACAAGGAGATCCCGATGCTAGTGATAATATGAATGATATTCTTGCCCAG GTGGCAACCAAGACTGAATCAAACAAAAATACAGGAAATGCGATTCTGTATGAATGTGTTGCTACCATCATGAGCCTTGAAGATAATAGTGGGTTACGTGTGCTTGCTGTCAATATTTTGGGAAGATTTTTGTCTAGCCGAGACAATAATATTAG ATATGTTGCATTGAACATGTTGATGAAAGCTATTATTTTAGATAGCCAGGCAGTACAGAGGCATCGAGCAACAATTTTGGAATGCGTAAAG GATTCAGATGCTTCAATCCGTAAAAGGGCCCTTGAACTTGTTTATCTTCTGATAAATGAAAGTAACGTGAAGTCTTTGACTAAGGAGCTCGTTGACTATCTAGAAGTATGTGATCCAGAATTTAAGGGAGAGCTCTCCACCAAAATTTGCTCCATTGTTGAGAA GTTTTCCCCTGAGAAAATATGGTACATTGATCAGATGCTTAAGGTTCTGTCTGAG GCTGGAAACTATGTGAAAGATGAAGTGTGGCATGCCCTTATTGTCGTAATTACCAATGCTTCTGATCTTCATGGATATACTGTTAGATCACTGTACAAGACTGTACAAACAGCAGGTGAACAG GAAACTCTGGCTCGAGTTGCCGTTTGGTGCATCGGAGAATATGGGGAATTGTTGGTCAGTAATGCTGGAATGCTTGGTGTAGAGGATCCAGTAACA GTAACAGAGGTAGATGCAGTAGATGTTGTAGAAACTGTAATTCAGCGTCATTCTGCAGATCTCACGACTCGGGCTATGTGTTTGATTGCTTTGCTAAAGCTATCAAGTCGATTTCCCTCCTGTTCAAA GAGAATAAATGATATCGTTATCCATCAGAAAGGAAGCCTTGTGCTTGAACTGCAACAGAGAGCCATTGAATTCAATTCTATCATTGAGAAGCACGGGAGAATCAG GTCTGCACTAGTTGAAAGGATGCCAGTACTTGATGAGGCTACTTACAGCGGTAGGAGGGCTGGATCTGTGCCTCCTGCCTTTTCAACTTCTGAAGGAGTTCCATCAAAAATTCCAAAGGGAGTTGCCAAGCCCACTTCAGCTCCGCTTGTAGATTTACTCGATCTTAGTTCAGATGAAATCCCTGGACCCAGCTCTTCTGATGGAGCTTTTCTTCAGGATCTTCTTGGGGTTGATCTTCCCTCATCTTCTCAAG GAACTAACCGAACCCAAAATAACGGCACTAATGTTTTGCTGGACCTTTTGTCTATCGGAACTCCTCCATCTCAATCTCAAAGTGACTCATCCCCGTTTGATATATTGCAATCCGGAAAAGATAATAAAACTTCCGTGACTGTGTTGGATAATCTAGCATCAAATTCTGCACCTTCAGCAAAAACTTTTTCTCCAGTTGGAAGTTCTTCAATGATGGATTTGTTGGACGGTTTTGGGCCTAGCTCATCAGCGCCTG TTGCAGAAACAAATGGCCCTTCCTATCCATCAATTGTTGCATTCGAAAGCAGCTCCTTGAAATTAACTTTCAACTTCTCAAAAGAACCTGGAAACTTACAGTCCACATTAATTGAGGCTGAATTCATGAACAAGTCACCCgatatttattcaaattttgtatTCCAGACTGCTGTCCCAAAG TTTCTTCAACTGCACCTGGATCCTGCCAGCAGTAGTTCACTTCCTGCAAGTGGTAATGGATCAATCACACAGAAATTACGAGTTTCAAACAGCCAGCATGGCAAG AAACCACTAGTTATGCGCATAAGGATAAACTATAACGTCAATGGCAAAGATGTTTTAGAGGAAGGGCAGATCAACAATTTCCCCCACGAATTGTGA